In bacterium YEK0313, one genomic interval encodes:
- the dctP_1 gene encoding C4-dicarboxylate-binding periplasmic protein precursor encodes MAGCTRRQATVFSALFAPALLAAREAAAQVKLRVSLDTSSTHIRTVQVGRYLDALKRRSNGAIEPELFHSGQLFRDRDVGRALRQGSVDMAVPGTWIVTGLEPNADFVALPALFGQPREVLYKVSDGEVGQTINRLLEAKLRIKVIGPWLDLGYSNTYAVKPISRPGDMAGLKIRTSGGHGQFLRVDFFGGVPNFTAWPDVPLALSQGTFDGLISTNESIASAKLWESGLKFALQDYQFYGQYMPMVSDAFLQKVPAEARKLVADVWNEMIGDFRNEANAAQAKAGEAMAANGMTVTAIDQSVLADIRRRMLPMQDRVAGELKLDPALVAKITTAASA; translated from the coding sequence ATGGCAGGCTGCACACGGCGTCAGGCCACGGTCTTTTCCGCTCTCTTCGCACCGGCCCTGCTGGCGGCGCGGGAAGCGGCGGCGCAGGTCAAGCTGCGCGTCTCGCTCGACACCTCGTCCACCCATATCCGCACGGTCCAGGTCGGGCGCTATCTCGACGCCTTGAAGCGCCGATCCAACGGCGCGATCGAGCCGGAACTGTTTCATTCCGGCCAGCTGTTCCGCGACCGCGACGTCGGGCGCGCGCTGCGCCAGGGTTCCGTCGACATGGCGGTGCCGGGCACCTGGATCGTCACCGGGCTCGAGCCCAATGCCGACTTCGTCGCCCTGCCCGCGCTGTTCGGTCAGCCGCGCGAAGTGCTTTACAAGGTTTCCGACGGCGAGGTCGGCCAGACCATCAACAGGCTGCTGGAGGCCAAGCTCCGCATCAAGGTGATCGGGCCCTGGCTGGACCTCGGCTATTCCAACACCTATGCGGTCAAGCCGATCAGCCGTCCCGGCGACATGGCCGGACTGAAGATCCGCACCTCCGGCGGCCACGGCCAGTTCCTGCGCGTCGACTTCTTCGGCGGCGTCCCCAACTTCACCGCCTGGCCGGACGTGCCGCTGGCGCTCAGCCAGGGCACGTTCGACGGCCTGATCAGCACCAACGAGAGCATCGCCTCGGCCAAGCTCTGGGAATCCGGCCTCAAATTCGCGCTGCAGGACTACCAGTTCTACGGGCAGTACATGCCCATGGTGAGCGATGCCTTCCTGCAGAAGGTCCCGGCCGAGGCGCGCAAGCTGGTCGCCGATGTCTGGAACGAGATGATCGGCGACTTCCGCAACGAGGCCAATGCCGCCCAGGCCAAGGCCGGCGAGGCCATGGCCGCCAACGGCATGACCGTCACCGCCATCGACCAGTCGGTGCTCGCCGACATCCGCCGGCGCATGCTGCCGATGCAGGACCGGGTGGCGGGCGAACTGAAGCTCGACCCTGCGCTGGTCGCGAAGATCACCACCGCGGCCTCGGCCTGA
- the yiaM_1 gene encoding 2,3-diketo-L-gulonate TRAP transporter small permease protein YiaM, which produces MTMRVWDVVERWIIGILGTSALVICLWQIIGRYLSTSFATSWGEELSVYLIIWATLLTASGLVRDDGHVRADLIVARLSDATQRRVEIFNCTVAVAFCSGLAWFGYLVTRDAYELGERSMTSLSFPMWLYYAALPTTAALMTARYVVRLVQFVFWYDPARMRLHSNQDS; this is translated from the coding sequence GTGACCATGCGTGTCTGGGACGTGGTGGAGCGATGGATCATCGGCATCCTCGGGACATCCGCGCTCGTCATCTGCCTCTGGCAGATCATCGGGCGCTATCTGTCGACCAGCTTTGCGACGAGCTGGGGCGAGGAGCTCTCGGTCTATCTGATCATCTGGGCGACGCTGCTGACCGCCAGCGGCCTCGTCCGTGACGACGGCCATGTCCGGGCCGACCTGATCGTGGCGCGGCTCTCCGACGCGACCCAGCGGCGCGTCGAGATCTTCAACTGCACGGTTGCCGTGGCGTTCTGTTCGGGCCTTGCCTGGTTCGGCTATCTGGTCACGCGCGACGCCTACGAGCTCGGCGAGCGCAGCATGACGTCGTTGAGCTTTCCCATGTGGCTCTACTATGCCGCGCTGCCGACCACGGCGGCGCTGATGACCGCGCGCTACGTCGTCCGGCTCGTCCAGTTCGTCTTCTGGTACGACCCGGCACGGATGCGGCTGCATTCGAACCAGGACAGCTGA
- the siaT_3 gene encoding Sialic acid TRAP transporter permease protein SiaT produces MPVQSLAVVFFVFLALGMPIYLALGTTAASLFLASGQPLMAVAQKMLDELNSPLLLAVPFFVMAAAFMQRGGIAHALVNFAAAWLGTVRGGLGVVTVFGCAMFAAICGSSVATALAMGTILVPAMVTRGYPPSFAAGTAAAAGTLGILIPPSLPLILFAVLADESVPRLFLAGIIPGFLQAALFIGWVLLYGRLKNLPPEPAKSLPQFVKVNLNALPALSLPACIAIGIYGGYTTATEASVLAAAIALVVALVFYRGFHWTETLSVMGDSIRSAGTIMIIIATALAFGHWITESGMAAALVRFIVDLGVSSWQFLLFVNVVLLIMGMFLEVASIMLITMPILIPLLKPLGIDPIHFAIMVTINMELALITAPVGLNLFVMASVTKRPLSEVIRGVNPYLALMLLLLAMVTFLPEISLWLPRKVYG; encoded by the coding sequence ATGCCGGTTCAATCCTTAGCCGTCGTCTTTTTTGTTTTCCTCGCCCTCGGCATGCCGATCTACCTGGCGCTCGGCACCACCGCGGCGAGCCTCTTCCTCGCCTCGGGCCAGCCGCTCATGGCGGTCGCCCAGAAGATGCTGGACGAGCTCAACTCGCCCCTGCTCCTCGCCGTGCCCTTCTTCGTCATGGCGGCCGCCTTCATGCAGCGCGGCGGCATCGCCCACGCGCTGGTGAACTTCGCGGCCGCCTGGCTCGGCACGGTCCGCGGCGGCCTCGGCGTCGTCACCGTCTTCGGCTGCGCCATGTTCGCCGCGATCTGCGGCTCCTCGGTCGCGACCGCGCTCGCGATGGGCACCATCCTGGTGCCGGCCATGGTGACGCGCGGCTATCCGCCGTCTTTTGCGGCCGGCACCGCGGCGGCCGCGGGTACGCTCGGCATCCTCATCCCGCCGAGCCTGCCGCTGATCCTGTTCGCAGTGCTCGCGGACGAGTCTGTGCCGCGCCTGTTCCTTGCCGGCATCATTCCCGGCTTCCTCCAGGCGGCCCTGTTCATCGGCTGGGTGCTCCTCTACGGCCGGCTCAAGAACCTGCCGCCGGAACCGGCAAAGAGCCTGCCGCAATTCGTCAAGGTGAATCTCAACGCGCTGCCCGCCCTGTCGCTGCCGGCCTGCATCGCCATCGGCATCTATGGCGGCTACACCACCGCGACCGAAGCCAGCGTCCTCGCGGCGGCCATCGCGCTGGTCGTGGCGCTGGTCTTCTACCGCGGCTTCCATTGGACCGAGACGCTGTCGGTGATGGGCGATTCCATCCGCAGCGCCGGCACCATCATGATCATCATCGCGACGGCGCTGGCCTTCGGCCACTGGATCACCGAATCGGGCATGGCCGCGGCCCTCGTGCGCTTCATCGTCGATCTCGGCGTCAGCTCCTGGCAGTTCCTGCTGTTCGTCAACGTCGTCCTGCTGATCATGGGCATGTTCCTGGAGGTCGCCTCGATCATGCTGATCACCATGCCGATCCTGATCCCGCTCCTGAAGCCGCTCGGCATCGACCCGATCCACTTCGCCATCATGGTCACGATCAACATGGAGCTGGCCTTGATCACCGCGCCGGTGGGGCTCAATCTTTTCGTCATGGCATCGGTCACCAAGCGGCCGCTGAGCGAGGTGATCCGCGGGGTCAATCCCTATCTCGCGCTCATGCTGCTGCTGCTCGCCATGGTCACGTTCCTGCCGGAGATATCGTTGTGGCTGCCGAGGAAGGTCTACGGTTGA
- the kdgR_2 gene encoding Transcriptional regulator KdgR, with amino-acid sequence MIRSEPVGDDRAGIGAIKSAKRVLEVLELFAERREALGVGDVVEALGYPQSSTSTLLRSLVQLHYLHYDPATRKFLPTMRVALLGSWIHDRLFTSTSLNALMEGLHRATGYTVLLGMQNDIYVQYIHLISGTLGEWYIKPGSLRPLCRAAVGKILLARKPDVEVLGLLRRINAEETSAENRIRPNDLFEDLNRIRRDGYAWTEGAVIPTNGVVAIELPTPPSQPPMAIGIGAANSRVRAERDRLLSLLREAVHPYVQSRPAPSL; translated from the coding sequence TTGATCAGGAGCGAACCGGTCGGCGACGACCGGGCCGGCATCGGCGCGATCAAGTCGGCCAAGCGCGTCCTGGAGGTGCTCGAGCTGTTTGCCGAGCGCCGCGAAGCGCTCGGCGTCGGCGACGTCGTCGAGGCTCTGGGCTATCCGCAATCCAGCACCTCGACCCTGCTGCGCAGCCTGGTGCAGCTCCACTACCTTCACTACGACCCGGCCACCCGCAAGTTCCTGCCGACCATGCGGGTGGCGCTGCTCGGCAGCTGGATCCACGACCGGCTGTTCACCAGCACCAGCCTGAACGCGCTGATGGAGGGGCTGCACAGGGCAACCGGCTATACGGTCCTGCTCGGCATGCAGAACGACATCTATGTCCAGTACATTCACCTGATCTCCGGCACGCTCGGCGAATGGTACATCAAGCCGGGCTCGCTCAGGCCGCTGTGCCGCGCCGCTGTCGGCAAGATCCTGCTGGCCCGCAAGCCGGACGTCGAAGTGCTCGGCCTGCTCCGCCGCATCAATGCCGAGGAGACCAGTGCCGAGAACCGCATCCGGCCGAACGACCTGTTCGAGGACCTGAACCGGATCCGCCGCGACGGCTATGCCTGGACCGAGGGCGCGGTGATCCCGACCAACGGCGTGGTGGCGATCGAGCTGCCGACGCCGCCGTCCCAGCCGCCCATGGCCATCGGCATCGGGGCGGCCAACAGCCGCGTGCGCGCCGAGCGGGACCGGCTCCTCTCTCTGCTGCGCGAGGCCGTGCATCCCTATGTCCAGTCCCGCCCCGCACCGTCCCTCTGA
- a CDS encoding Major Facilitator Superfamily protein, translating into MSSPAPHRPSDDIGRTLRTVGVTVAIQAVHSLAVLAIPVMLPEAAPAIGVEPRFAGLFTAIVYGTSIVAMLILASSINRIGPMTLCVFATVSAAAGLALFAGGSLAFLVAAAVLLGLAYGPITPTTAGILAGRVPQRWFGLVFSLKQTGVPIGFAATGLLVPLLAGLWGWQRASLVLAAALMIAAVLMLALRRAYDGRRAAIATDTSGRLAPLLLVLRHRQLRALAVGSAMLLIPQACLGSFLVAFLMEKAALTAMAAGGMLSAAQFAGMVCRMAFGALADRLAERFTLLAGLGALSACGTAATASAEAGWPLAAVTLACVTYGAGAVSWNGVVLAEFARWSPKGQAAAVSAGATAVTYAGAVLGPALFGLAVGTIGYRMSFLVVAAVAGLAGGWFAVEGLRMRRHGLPDAGPTEAPETVKAVERDSRT; encoded by the coding sequence ATGTCCAGTCCCGCCCCGCACCGTCCCTCTGACGATATCGGCCGGACGCTGCGGACGGTCGGCGTCACCGTCGCGATCCAGGCCGTTCACTCGCTGGCCGTGCTGGCCATTCCCGTCATGCTGCCGGAGGCTGCGCCGGCCATCGGCGTCGAGCCCCGTTTCGCCGGCCTGTTCACGGCAATCGTCTACGGCACGTCGATCGTCGCCATGCTGATCCTGGCGAGTTCGATCAACCGCATCGGGCCGATGACGCTCTGCGTCTTCGCCACCGTCTCGGCCGCCGCCGGCCTCGCGCTGTTCGCGGGCGGCAGCCTGGCTTTTCTCGTCGCGGCGGCCGTCCTGCTCGGCCTCGCCTACGGCCCGATCACGCCGACCACGGCGGGCATCCTCGCCGGCCGCGTGCCGCAGCGCTGGTTCGGCCTCGTCTTTTCGCTGAAGCAGACCGGCGTGCCCATCGGTTTCGCCGCCACCGGCCTTCTGGTGCCGTTGCTGGCCGGGCTCTGGGGCTGGCAGCGCGCCAGCCTCGTCCTGGCCGCGGCGCTGATGATCGCAGCCGTCCTCATGCTCGCCCTGAGACGGGCCTATGACGGCCGACGCGCCGCGATCGCAACCGACACGTCCGGCCGCCTCGCGCCGCTCCTCCTCGTCCTGCGGCATCGGCAGCTGCGCGCCCTGGCGGTCGGCTCCGCCATGCTACTGATCCCGCAGGCCTGCCTCGGCAGTTTCCTCGTCGCCTTCCTGATGGAGAAGGCCGCGCTGACCGCCATGGCCGCAGGCGGCATGCTTTCCGCCGCGCAGTTCGCCGGCATGGTCTGCCGCATGGCGTTCGGCGCGCTGGCCGACCGGCTGGCGGAACGGTTCACGCTGCTCGCCGGCCTCGGCGCTCTCTCGGCCTGCGGCACGGCGGCCACCGCATCGGCGGAGGCCGGCTGGCCGCTCGCCGCCGTCACGCTGGCCTGCGTCACCTATGGCGCCGGCGCGGTCAGCTGGAACGGCGTCGTACTCGCCGAATTCGCCCGCTGGTCGCCCAAGGGGCAGGCGGCGGCCGTCTCGGCCGGAGCGACGGCGGTCACCTATGCCGGGGCGGTGCTCGGGCCCGCCCTGTTCGGCCTCGCGGTCGGCACCATCGGCTACCGGATGAGCTTCCTGGTCGTGGCGGCGGTTGCCGGCCTCGCGGGCGGCTGGTTCGCTGTGGAAGGCCTGCGGATGCGGCGGCATGGTCTGCCGGACGCCGGCCCGACGGAAGCGCCGGAGACGGTGAAGGCGGTCGAGCGCGACAGCCGTACCTGA
- a CDS encoding HTH-type transcriptional regulator, which translates to MVPQMTDAQLDLAFAALADATRRAILARLLDGEASVAELAAPFALTPRAISKHVGVLEAAGLVARSRDAQRRPSRLRAEPLAGIDRWLDPYRALWNARFDRLERRLAEQ; encoded by the coding sequence ATGGTACCTCAAATGACGGATGCTCAGCTCGATCTCGCCTTCGCCGCCCTGGCCGACGCCACCCGTCGCGCCATCCTGGCCCGCCTGCTCGACGGGGAAGCTTCGGTCGCCGAGCTCGCCGCCCCCTTCGCCCTGACGCCACGCGCGATCAGCAAGCATGTCGGTGTGCTCGAGGCGGCCGGGCTGGTGGCGCGCAGCCGGGATGCCCAGCGCCGGCCGAGCCGCCTCCGGGCCGAGCCGCTCGCCGGCATCGACCGCTGGCTCGATCCCTATCGGGCCCTTTGGAACGCACGTTTCGATCGCCTCGAACGCCGTCTCGCCGAACAGTAA
- a CDS encoding hypothetical protein (Activator of Hsp90 ATPase homolog 1-like protein), which translates to MAASPALDITISRFFAASPERVFAQWLDADALIDWFAPDTYTGLSAEADPRIGGRWRVDYRSDTGHRFSEHGEFLDIVPPRRLVLSLSQTLDGTARETTVVVTFEPRDGGTLMHFRQTGLDDAAWRDGLAEGWIGCLDKLGARLAAEAAQRRGEVEIRSLFDAWFDASARKDLDAAMAPVAETVVAYEHSPPLAVHGPAALREECRRGFTLAGPEFRWDIPDLQVIVRGDIAVTWGLNRMTDLADGTVRNRMWSRGTRVFQRVEGRWRMIHQHVSFPADPETGAARVDLAP; encoded by the coding sequence ATGGCCGCCTCGCCCGCGCTCGACATCACCATCTCGCGCTTCTTTGCGGCATCGCCGGAACGGGTCTTCGCGCAGTGGCTCGACGCCGACGCGCTGATCGACTGGTTCGCCCCCGACACCTATACTGGCCTGTCCGCCGAGGCCGACCCGCGCATCGGCGGCCGCTGGCGCGTCGACTATAGGTCCGACACCGGGCATCGCTTCAGCGAGCACGGCGAATTCCTCGACATCGTGCCGCCGCGGCGCCTGGTGCTGAGCCTGTCCCAGACATTGGACGGCACGGCGCGGGAGACCACCGTGGTCGTGACCTTCGAGCCGCGCGACGGCGGCACGCTGATGCACTTCCGCCAGACCGGCCTCGACGATGCCGCCTGGCGCGACGGGCTCGCCGAGGGCTGGATCGGCTGCCTCGACAAGCTCGGCGCGCGGCTGGCGGCCGAGGCGGCGCAGAGGCGCGGCGAGGTCGAGATCCGGTCCCTGTTCGACGCGTGGTTCGACGCGTCCGCGCGCAAGGACCTCGATGCGGCCATGGCCCCGGTGGCCGAGACCGTCGTGGCCTACGAGCATTCACCGCCGCTCGCGGTGCACGGCCCCGCGGCGCTGCGCGAGGAATGCCGCCGCGGCTTCACCCTGGCCGGGCCGGAATTTCGCTGGGACATTCCCGACCTGCAGGTCATCGTGCGCGGCGACATCGCCGTCACCTGGGGCCTCAATCGCATGACCGATCTTGCCGACGGCACGGTCAGGAACCGGATGTGGTCGCGCGGCACGCGGGTGTTCCAGCGCGTCGAAGGCCGCTGGCGGATGATCCACCAGCACGTCTCCTTCCCGGCCGATCCGGAGACCGGCGCGGCCCGGGTCGATCTTGCTCCGTGA
- the rpoH_1 gene encoding RNA polymerase sigma factor RpoH, with amino-acid sequence MDQGSRLRRGLIRAARDAPFLQREEEHQLALRWKEDRDEVALHRLTQAHMRLAIALAHRFRHYGLPMADLIQEGHVGLLEAASRFEPERDVRFSTYATWWVRAALQDYVLRNWSIVRGGTSSNQKALFFNLRRLRARLSQTMDATTARTAMHREIAAAVGVSEADVALMDARLSHPEMSLNAANHDSDNEPGAERMDFLVDRAPLPDEQVGEAIDGERRVRWLRAALGILSERELKILSERRLNDDGATLESLGDRFGISKERVRQIENRALQKLRKVLVDRHSHAAVALA; translated from the coding sequence ATGGACCAGGGGTCGCGGCTTCGGCGCGGGCTGATCAGGGCTGCACGGGATGCGCCGTTCCTGCAGCGGGAGGAAGAGCACCAGCTCGCCCTGCGCTGGAAGGAGGACCGCGACGAGGTCGCGCTGCACCGCCTGACCCAGGCCCATATGCGTCTCGCCATCGCGCTCGCGCACCGGTTCCGGCACTACGGCCTGCCCATGGCCGATCTCATCCAGGAGGGACATGTCGGGCTCCTGGAAGCCGCTTCGCGCTTCGAGCCCGAACGCGACGTGCGTTTCTCCACCTATGCGACCTGGTGGGTCCGGGCCGCGCTGCAGGACTATGTGCTGCGCAACTGGTCGATCGTGCGTGGCGGCACGTCGTCCAACCAGAAGGCGCTGTTCTTCAACCTGCGCCGGCTGCGCGCCCGGCTGTCGCAGACCATGGACGCGACCACCGCGCGCACGGCGATGCATCGCGAGATCGCCGCCGCGGTCGGCGTCTCCGAGGCGGACGTGGCGCTGATGGACGCGCGCCTGTCGCATCCGGAAATGTCGCTCAATGCGGCGAACCACGACAGCGACAACGAGCCGGGCGCCGAGCGCATGGACTTCCTGGTCGACCGGGCGCCGCTGCCGGACGAGCAGGTGGGCGAGGCGATCGACGGCGAGCGGCGCGTGCGCTGGCTTCGGGCCGCGCTCGGCATCCTGTCCGAGCGCGAGCTGAAGATCCTCAGCGAGCGTCGGCTGAACGACGATGGCGCAACCCTCGAAAGCCTCGGCGACCGCTTCGGCATTTCCAAGGAAAGAGTGCGGCAGATCGAGAACCGGGCGCTGCAAAAGCTGCGCAAGGTCCTGGTCGACCGGCATAGCCACGCGGCGGTGGCGCTCGCCTGA
- the carD gene encoding RNA polymerase-binding transcription factor CarD, with translation MTTKKNAQTRQGFKTNEYIVYPSHGVGQIVSIEEQDIAGFKLELFVITFEKDKMTLRVPTAKIAQVGMRKLADADVMAKALDVLKGRARIKRTMWSRRAQEYEAKINSGDLIAISEVVRDLYRSDTQPEQSYSERQLYEQALDRMARELAAVERVGEAEAIKQIEAQLAKGPRRGAAKAEDLDDADEAEVEAA, from the coding sequence ATGACCACAAAGAAGAACGCGCAGACCCGTCAGGGCTTCAAGACGAATGAGTATATCGTCTATCCGTCCCACGGGGTCGGGCAGATCGTGTCCATCGAGGAACAGGATATTGCCGGCTTCAAGCTCGAGCTGTTCGTCATCACCTTCGAGAAGGACAAGATGACGTTGCGTGTCCCGACCGCCAAGATCGCACAGGTCGGCATGCGCAAGCTCGCCGATGCCGACGTGATGGCCAAGGCGCTCGATGTGCTCAAGGGTCGGGCCCGCATCAAGCGCACCATGTGGTCCCGCCGTGCCCAGGAATACGAAGCGAAGATCAATTCCGGCGACCTGATCGCCATTTCCGAAGTCGTGCGCGACCTCTACCGCTCCGACACGCAGCCCGAGCAGTCCTATTCCGAGCGCCAGCTCTACGAACAGGCCCTGGACCGCATGGCGCGCGAGCTCGCCGCCGTCGAGCGCGTCGGCGAGGCCGAGGCGATCAAGCAGATCGAGGCCCAGCTCGCCAAGGGACCGCGCCGCGGCGCGGCCAAGGCCGAGGATCTCGACGATGCCGACGAGGCCGAGGTCGAGGCCGCCTGA
- the fdxA gene encoding Ferredoxin-2 has translation MTYVVTENCIKCKYMDCVEVCPVDCFYEGENFLVIHPDECIDCGVCEPECPAEAIKPDTEAGLEKWLGINADFAAKWPNITQKRESPADAKDWDGKPGKEALLSPEPGQGD, from the coding sequence ATGACCTATGTGGTCACCGAGAATTGCATCAAGTGCAAATACATGGACTGCGTGGAAGTCTGTCCCGTCGACTGCTTCTACGAAGGCGAAAATTTTCTCGTGATCCATCCGGACGAGTGCATCGACTGCGGCGTCTGCGAGCCGGAATGTCCGGCCGAGGCGATCAAGCCGGATACCGAGGCGGGCCTCGAAAAATGGCTCGGCATCAATGCCGATTTCGCAGCCAAGTGGCCGAACATCACGCAGAAGCGCGAGTCGCCTGCGGATGCCAAGGATTGGGACGGAAAACCCGGCAAGGAAGCGCTGTTGTCGCCTGAACCGGGACAGGGCGACTGA